In one window of Gossypium arboreum isolate Shixiya-1 chromosome 4, ASM2569848v2, whole genome shotgun sequence DNA:
- the LOC108459789 gene encoding protein RGF1 INDUCIBLE TRANSCRIPTION FACTOR 1-like, with product MATMLVPPWLESLLSTAFFTVCRSHGDAGRSECNMYCLDCKGDSFCFYCRSSKHKDHQVIQIRRSSYHDVVRVTEVQKVLDISGVQTYVINSARVLFLNERPQPKSGKLGVSHLCEICGRTLLDPFRFCSLGCKLVGIKRNIGNASFNIEEEGIIISKEEEEEEMREGSQRDINPSTPPPPPSNARRRKGIPHRAPFGS from the exons ATGGCTACAATGCTGGTGCCGCCATGGCTAGAGTCATTGCTAAGTACTGCCTTTTTCACAGTATGCAGAAGTCATGGAGATGCAGGTAGGAGTGAATGCAACATGTATTGTTTAGACTGTAAAGGAGATTCATTTTGCTTTTATTGCCGTTCTTCTAAACACAAGGATCATCAAGTAATTCAG ATAAGGAGATCATCATATCATGATGTAGTGAGGGTTACAGAGGTTCAGAAAGTGTTGGATATAAGTGGGGTACAAACTTATGTGATAAATAGTGCCAGGGTTCTATTCTTGAATGAAAGGCCTCAACCAAAATCTGGGAAATTAGGAGTTTCTCATTTATGTGAAATCTGTGGAAGAACACTCTTGGACCCTTTTCGTTTTTGCTCATTGGGTTGTAAG CTTGTAGGAATAAAGAGGAATATTGGGAATGCAAGTTTTAACATAGAAGAAGAAGGCATAATAATAtcgaaggaagaagaagaagaagaaatgcgTGAAGGGTCACAACGAGACATTAACCCTTCGACGCCTCCCCCACCTCCTTCAAATGCAAGGCGAAGAAAAGGAATTCCTCACCGAGCACCGTTTGGGTCCTAA